The DNA sequence GTCGAGCCGCATCAGCCCTCGGCCTCCGCATCGCGGGCCGAGGCGATCTCCGCGTTGTCGTCGATCAGACCCGGGGGCGGGGTGATGACGGCGCGCTGCTCCTCCAGGTCGATCTCGGTGACGATCGCCTCGACGAAGGGGATCATCACCTCGCTCCCGTCGGGCCGCTCCACGATGAAGAGGTCCTGGGACGGCAGGTGCGAGATCTCGGTGATACGACCGACCTCGATGCCGTCCGCGGTCACCACGTCCAGGTCCATGAGCTGGTGGTCGTAGTACTCGTCCTCCTCCTCGGGCAGCTCGTCCGGGTCGACCTCGGCGATGAGGAGGGTGTTGCGCAGCGCCTCGGCGGCGGTGCGGTCCTTGACCCCCTCGAAGCGCAGGAGGAGGCGGCCGCTGTGGACGCGGCCGGTCTCGATGGTGAGCGGCCCGGTGGCGGCCGGGTCGGTGGCCAGGACGGCGCCGGGGGCGAGCCGCAGTTCCGGCTCGTCGGTGCGAACCTCGACGGTGACCTCGCCCTTGATGCCGTGGGCGCGGCCGATCCGTGCGACTACCAGCTGCACTGTGCTTGCTCTCCTGTCATGCGACTGGCCGTACGACGCGTACGACGGCCATGAACCGCCCGTACGACTACGGGCCGGGGACGGCCCAGAGGCCCTCCCCGGCCCGAGCCGGTGCTGCGTTCGGCGTCAGCGGACGTGGTCCACGTCGACGAGGTCGACACGGACACCGCGGCCGCCGATAGCGCCCACGACGGTGCGCAGAGCGCGTGCGGTGCGGCCATTGCGGCCGATCACCTTACCGAGGTCGTCGGGGTGGACCCGGACCTCCAGCACACGCCCGCGACGCAGGTTGCGCGAGGCGACCTGCACATCGTCCGGGTTGTCGACGATGCCCTTCACGAGGTGCTCGAGAGCCTCCTCGAGCATGCTCAGGCCTCGGCCGACGCGGACTCGGCGGCAGCCTCGTCCTTCTTCTCCGCCTTCTTCTTCTGGGTGATCGCCTCACCCTTGCCCTCGTCCTCGCCGCTGAGGGCCTCGAACGTCGGGCGCGCCTTCTTCGGCTCGGCGACGAGCAGCGGAGCCGGGGCGGGCTCGCCCTTGAACTTCTGCCAGTCGCCGGTCTTCTTCAGAATGGCGAGGACGGGCTCGGTCGGCTGGGCGCCGACACCGAGCCAGTACGCCACGCGCTCGGCGTCGACCTCCATCACCGACGGGTTGTACGTCGGGTGGTACTTGCCGATCTCCTCGATCGCACGGCCGTCACGGCGGGTGCGGGAGTCGGCGACGACGATGCGGTAGTGAGGCGAACGGATCTTGCCCAGACGCTTCAGCTTGATCTTGACTGCCACGGGAGTGGGTTCTCCTGGATTTGACGTGGTTGGGCACGGCGAGATTGCCGCGTGGGGTTGCGGTACCCGAGTGCCCGATGGACGCGTCAGCCGGAGGCGAGAGGGTTCCTGTGCGGCTGTCGAGTACAGCTAGCCATTGTGCCACACCCTGCGGGGCGCTTTTGAGCCGAGGGGCGGGGCGGGTGCCCGGGCATGCCTGAAAGACACCCGGCGAAAGGGACTCCGTCGGGCGGGGGCGCGCAGCCCGGCGCTTTCGGGGTGCCGTCGACGCGACTGCGCAACGGCACCCCGGCGGACGACGCCTCGTACTGAACCGGCAGCCACGAGATGCCGGTGTCCGACGAGACGTCGTTACGCCGCTCCGACCACCTCGGGGATCCGGAACGGCTTCCCGCAGCCGCCGCACACGATCGGCGCCTGCGCCAGCACCGAAGGGACGACCCGGACGTTACGGCCGCAGTCGCAGACCGCCTTGACGCGGACGCCGCCCCCGGAGGAGCCGTGGCGCGCGGCCGGGCCCCGGAAGGTCCTGCTCGTGTCGGCGGAGGTGGCCATCGTGTGGGCCTTCAGGGCGCGCTGGAGGCGTTCGATGGTCGGGCGGTAGCGGCGCTTGGCCTCGGGGTTGAGCGTGACCAGCGAGAAACCGCTGCTCGGGTGCGGCTCCTCGGGGTGATCCAGGCCCAGCTCCTCGGCGACGGCGAGGAATCTGCGGTTGTGGTAGCGGCCGGCACGGGAGGTGTCGCGGACGCCGCGCGCGGCGGCGATGCCATGGACTGCCTCGTGAAGCAGTCGCTCGAAGGAGAGCTCGTGACCGCAAGCGGACGACGACTCCCCGATCAGGGACTCTGGCGCGGCGAGATCCGGCAGCTCGGGGTGGTACCGCTGAATGTCGGCCCACGCCTGCGCCAGCTCTGCGGCGAGTACAGGTGGTGTCTGTGTCGTGCTCACGTAATGACAACGAGCCGGAGTGCCACTGTGTTCCGATTCCGGGGCATCCCAAATAATTTGCACGTACCCGTCAGTTGCGAATGATGCGCCCGGACGAGGGCGGGTGCGCTGATCTGCGGAGAAGCCTCACAGCTCATACCAAGCCGGTG is a window from the Streptomyces sp. NBC_00299 genome containing:
- the rimM gene encoding ribosome maturation factor RimM (Essential for efficient processing of 16S rRNA) yields the protein MQLVVARIGRAHGIKGEVTVEVRTDEPELRLAPGAVLATDPAATGPLTIETGRVHSGRLLLRFEGVKDRTAAEALRNTLLIAEVDPDELPEEEDEYYDHQLMDLDVVTADGIEVGRITEISHLPSQDLFIVERPDGSEVMIPFVEAIVTEIDLEEQRAVITPPPGLIDDNAEIASARDAEAEG
- a CDS encoding RNA-binding protein; the encoded protein is MLEEALEHLVKGIVDNPDDVQVASRNLRRGRVLEVRVHPDDLGKVIGRNGRTARALRTVVGAIGGRGVRVDLVDVDHVR
- the rpsP gene encoding 30S ribosomal protein S16, giving the protein MAVKIKLKRLGKIRSPHYRIVVADSRTRRDGRAIEEIGKYHPTYNPSVMEVDAERVAYWLGVGAQPTEPVLAILKKTGDWQKFKGEPAPAPLLVAEPKKARPTFEALSGEDEGKGEAITQKKKAEKKDEAAAESASAEA